The following are from one region of the Coffea eugenioides isolate CCC68of chromosome 2, Ceug_1.0, whole genome shotgun sequence genome:
- the LOC113760934 gene encoding uncharacterized protein LOC113760934 — protein sequence MLLHRILLRPTPLPCFPLLQKSVTLEKTTSLSTTSMSSFPTLSPRFLPFSRSWFCARFCSEGLLEVPKDVESSSPYDDEIESEDGDIGAETSQVALDSARGLDRVLEAGTDKELKRNASAKLPNLSVKEKKELASYAQSLGKKLKSQQVGKSGVSHTVVMALIETLEANELLKLKIHNTCPGELDEVVQQIEEGTGSVVVGRIGRTAILYRPSPTKLKVEEKKKRSRSRLLVKKQPTLRQIQNKSQRPRQSTRGRRGSGRASG from the exons ATGTTACTCCACCGTATACTCCTCCGGCCCACGCCTCTTCCCTGTTTCCCTCTCTTGCAAAAATCGGTTACCCTCGAGAAAACGACATCGCTCTCCACCACTTCCATGTCCTCCTTCCCAACTCTCTCACCTCGCTTCCTTCCGTTCTCTCGTTCATGGTTCTGCGCTCGATTTTGCTCCGAAGGTCTCCTAGAAGTGCCGAAAGACGTGGAAAGCAGCAGCCCGTACGATGACGAAATTGAGAGTGAGGATGGAGATATTGGAGCTGAAACATCACAAGTAGCATTGGATTCTGCAAGGGGTCTAGACAGGGTTTTGGAGGCGGGAACGGATAAAGAACTGAAGCGTAATGCAAGTGCTAAATTGCCGAATTTGAGTgtgaaagagaagaaagaattgGCTTCCTATGCGCAGAGTCTTGGGAAAAAGCTCAAATCTCAGCAGGTGGGGAAGTCTGGGGTTTCTCATACCGTTGTCATGGCTCTAATTGAAACACTTGAAGCCAATGAGCTTCTCAAG CTCAAAATACATAACACCTGTCCTGGGGAGCTAGATGAAGTTGTGCAGCAAATAGAGGAGGGTACTGGATCAGTGGTTGTTGGTCGGATTGGTAGGACTGCGATCCTCTACAGGCCTAGCCCAACCAAATTGAAGgtggaagagaagaagaaacgGTCTCGTAGCAGACTTCTTGTGAAGAAGCAACCAACTCTGAGACAAATCCAG AACAAAAGTCAACGACCAAGACAATCCACTCGT